From the genome of Bubalus bubalis isolate 160015118507 breed Murrah chromosome 2, NDDB_SH_1, whole genome shotgun sequence, one region includes:
- the LOC112578731 gene encoding putative olfactory receptor 2I1, giving the protein MRSVEGKAEVRAEAAFKTEDDLIESITSPTGTHRPVCRPSKPASFPLQGNHSTEERFLLLGFSDLPSLQPVLFVLALLCYLLTLMGNSALVLLAVREPRLHTPMYYFLCHLALVDTGFTTSVVPPLLANLRGRALRLERGGCLAQLCASLALGSAECVLLAVMALDRAAAVCRPLRYAGLASPRLCHTLAAAAWLGGLTNSAAQTALLAARPLCAPGRMDHFICELPALLQLACDGGGQDSTERQMFAARVFILLVPSAVILASYGGVARAVWGMRTRGSRRKAVGTCGSHLTAVCLFYGSAIYTYLQPTHNYNQRRGKFISLFYTVVTPALNPLIYTLRNKEVKGAARRLLGGVGRGQDAQ; this is encoded by the exons ATGAGGAGTGTCGAGGGTAAAGCTGAAGTGAGAGCCGAAGCTGCTTTCAAAACTGAAGATGACCTCATTGAATCTATAACATCTCCCACAG GGACACATCGCCCTGTGTGTCGTCCTTCCAAACCTGCGAGTTTCCCTCTTCAGGGCAACCACAGCACAGAGGAGCGCTTCCTCCTGCTGGGCTTCTCCGACTTGCCCTCCCTGCAGCCTGTCCTCTTCGTCCTCGCCCTCCTCTGCTACCTCCTGACTCTGATGGGCAACTCGGCGCTGGTGCTGCTGGCGGTGCGCGAGCCGCGACTACACACGCCCATGTACTACTTCCTCTGCCACCTGGCCCTGGTGGATACGGGCTTCACCACAAGCGTGGTGCCACCCCTGCTGGCCAACCTGCGCGGCCGGGCCCTGAGGCTGGAGCGCGGCGGCTGCCTGGCGCAGCTGTGCGCATCGCTGGCGCTGGGCTCGGCCGAGTGCGTCCTCCTGGCGGTGATGGCTCTGGACCGCGCAGCCGCCGTATGTCGTCCGCTGCGCTACGCCGGCCTCGCCTCCCCCCGCCTCTGCCACACTCTGGCCGCTGCCGCCTGGCTCGGTGGCCTCACCAACTCTGCCGCGCAAACCGCGCTGCTGGCCGCTCGGCCGCTGTGCGCGCCCGGTCGGATGGACCACTTCATCTGCGAGCTGCCCGCGCTGCTCCAGCTGGCCTGCGACGGCGGCGGCCAGGACTCCACCGAGCGCCAGATGTTTGCTGCCCGCGTGTTCATCCTTCTGGTGCCGTCCGCCGTCATCCTGGCCTCTTATGGCGGCGTGGCCCGTGCTGTATGGGGCATGAGGACCAGAGGCAGCCGCAGGAAAGCGGTGGGCACCTGTGGGTCTCACCTGACAGCCGTCTGCCTGTTCTATGGCTCAGCCATCTACACCTACCTGCAACCCACGCACAACTACAACCAACGGCGGGGCaagttcatttctcttttctacaCTGTAGTCACACCCGCCCTCAACCCACTCATCTACACCCTCAGGAATAAGGAAGTGAAGGGGGCAGCGAGGAGGCTCCtggggggtgtggggagaggacAAGATGCACAGTGA
- the LOC102410815 gene encoding olfactory receptor 10C1 gives MPTNTSVVTEFILVGFSRLADLQGLLFSFFLTVYLLTVAGNLLIVVLVSADAALRTPMYFFLRNLSTLEIGYTSVTVPLLLHHLLTGQRRIPRSGCALQMFFFLLFGATECCLLAAMAYDRYAAICQPLRYPLLLSQRTCLCLAGSGWACGALVGLGHTSFVFSLPFCGPKAIPHFLCEIQAVLQLVCGNTSLNELQIILAAALLILCPFGLILGSYGHILATIFRIPSAAGRLKAFSTCSSHLVVVSLFYGTAIFIYIRPKASYDPTSDPLVSLFYAVVTPILNPIIYSLRNADVKAALKRTIQKMGPAGI, from the coding sequence ATGCCTACAAACACCTCTGTGGTGACCGAATTCATTCTTGTCGGTTTCTCCCGCCTGGCCGACCTCCAGGGCTTACTCTTCTCCTTCTTTCTCACCGTCTACCTGCTCACCGTGGCTGGCAACCTCCTCATCGTGGTGCTGGTCTCTGCTGACGCTGCCCTCCgaacccccatgtacttcttccttcgAAACCTCTCAACCCTGGAGATCGGCTACACGTCTGTCACGGTCCCCCTGCTGCTTCACCACCTCCTCACCGGTCAGCGCCGCATCCCTCGCTCTGGTTGTGCTCTCCAGatgttcttctttctcctttttggtGCCACAGAGTGTTGCCTCCTGGCagccatggcctatgaccgctacgcCGCCATATGCCAACCCCTTCGCTACCCACTGCTGCTGAGCCAACGGACGTGCCTGTGTCTAGCTGGGTCAGGGTGGGCCTGTGGGGCACTGGTGGGCCTGGGCCACACCTCCTTTGTCTTCTCCTTGCCCTTCTGTGGACCCAAGGCCATCCCACACTTCCTCTGTGAGATCCAGGCTGTCCTGCAGCTGGTATGCGGGAACACCTCTCTCAATGAACTGCAGATTATCCTGGCCGCTGCtctcctcatcctctgtccctttGGCCTCATCCTGGGTTCCTATGGGCATATCCTGGCTACTATCTTCCGGATCCCATCTGCTGCTGGCCGCCtcaaagccttctccacctgctcctcccacctggTGGTGGTGTCCCTTTTCTATGGCACCGCCATCTTTATCTACATCCGGCCTAAGGCCAGCTATGATCCCACCAGTGACCCTCTTGTCTCCCTCTTCTATGCTGTAGTCACCCCCATCCTCAATCCCATCATCTACAGCCTCCGGAACGCTGATGTCAAGGCTGCCCTAAAGAGAACCATCCAGAAAATGGGGCCAGCAGGGATTTGA
- the LOC102411154 gene encoding olfactory receptor 6N2-like, with the protein MERANHTLVTQFIFMRFSNSPHLQLLFFSLFLLVYLLSLVGNGLIVLIVALDGHLHTPMYFFICNLSLVELWYTTVTMPKMLANFLSSQGVISVPSCITQYYFFFSLAATELFFLTTMAYDRYAAICRPLHYPLLLSPQTCGTLAGMCWCVGFLCPMFPSFLLTQISFCTPNQINHFFCDADQIFRLSCTDTYAIQAVGYAFSTVIILGALVFTMASYAHILATILAMASTAARRKAFSTCTAHLSVVTIYFGTLIFMYVCPAVKYESSINKIVAIFYSVITPLLNPLIYTLHNKDVKEALKILLSQMKKVYHSSGETK; encoded by the coding sequence ATGGAAAGAGCCAACCACACCTTGGTCACTCAATTTAtcttcatgagattttccaactCTCCACATCTGCAGCTGctcttcttctccctctttctcctggTCTACCTCTTATCCCTGGTGGGCAATGGGCTCATTGTGCTCATTGTGGCCCTGGACGGACACCTCCACACTCCCATGTACTTCTTTATCTGCAACCTCTCCTTGGTAGAGCTCTGGTACACCACAGTCACCATGCCCAAAATGCTGGCCAACTTTCTCAGTTCCCAAGGGGTCATCTCAGTTCCCAGCTGCATCACCCAGTACTACTTCTTCTTCTCTTTGGCTGCCACAGAACTCTTCTTTCTCACTaccatggcctatgaccgctatgcaGCCATCTGCCGACCACTCCACTACCCACTTCTGCTCAGCCCTCAAACGTGTGGTACCCTGGCTGGCATGTGCTGGTGTGTGGGATTCCTCTGCCCCATGTTCCCTTCATTCCTCCTTACACAGATCTCCTTCTGCACCCCCAACCAGAtcaaccacttcttctgtgacgCTGACCAGATTTTTCGCCTTTCTTGCACAGACACATACGCCATCCAAGCCGTGGGCTATGCTTTTAGCACTGTCATTATCCTAGGGGCCCTGGTCTTTACCATGGCTTCCTATGCCCACATCCTGGCCACAATTCTAGCCATGGCCTCAACTGCTGCTCGGCGCAAGGCCTTTTCCACATGCACAGCGCATCTTTCCGTGGTCACCATCTACTTTGGCACTCTCATATTCATGTATGTCTGCCCCGCGGTTAAGTATGAGTCAAGTATCAACAAGATTGTGGCTATTTTCTACTCAGTCATCACTCCCCTTCTCAATCCTCTCATCTATACACTCCATAACAAGGATGTCAAGGAAGCTCTGAAAATCTTGTTGTCCCAGATGAAAAAGGTCTACCACTCAAGTGGGGAGACAAAGTGa